Proteins from a single region of Bradyrhizobium diazoefficiens:
- a CDS encoding thermonuclease family protein, translated as MRFQDRPNAYRPQFGGSPFRRRFSGLLPWMLVVGVVVAVVLTSRHGANWPFPHGADGRSQDAEIILQQAGNPDSRQPVDVIRTIDGDTFLARIHQQGGRDLVARIRLRGIDAPEMKASCQDELDKAEAATEALRNLLGQGGVTIHNLGSEKYGRVLADVATKRTSNVSAAMLAGGYARSYNGGHRDGWCARGWRFW; from the coding sequence ATGCGTTTCCAAGATCGCCCCAACGCTTATCGGCCGCAGTTCGGCGGCTCACCATTCCGGCGTCGCTTCTCCGGGTTGCTGCCGTGGATGTTAGTCGTCGGTGTGGTGGTGGCGGTCGTGCTCACCTCCCGACACGGAGCGAACTGGCCCTTTCCGCATGGCGCCGACGGCCGGTCGCAGGACGCCGAGATCATCCTCCAGCAGGCCGGCAATCCGGATAGCCGCCAGCCGGTCGACGTCATTCGCACCATCGACGGCGACACCTTTCTCGCACGCATTCATCAGCAGGGCGGCCGCGACCTCGTTGCGCGGATTCGCTTGCGCGGCATCGATGCACCCGAGATGAAGGCGTCCTGTCAGGACGAGCTGGACAAGGCGGAAGCTGCCACCGAGGCGCTGCGCAACCTGCTCGGCCAGGGCGGCGTCACAATCCACAATCTCGGCTCGGAAAAATACGGGCGCGTTCTCGCCGATGTCGCAACGAAACGGACCAGCAATGTTTCGGCGGCGATGCTCGCGGGCGGCTATGCGCGCAGCTACAATGGCGGCCATCGGGACGGCTGGTGCGCGCGGGGTTGGCGCTTCTGGTAA